Proteins from one Gossypium raimondii isolate GPD5lz chromosome 8, ASM2569854v1, whole genome shotgun sequence genomic window:
- the LOC105792438 gene encoding protein LIGHT-DEPENDENT SHORT HYPOCOTYLS 6: MDSASGGSDNSIKEAIPATASALLSAASQQGGGGGSESSPSPAPPSRYESQKRRDWNTFLQYLTNHKPPLTLARCSGAHVIEFLKYLDQFGKTKVHITDCPYFGHVNPPAPCACPLKQAWGSLDALIGRLRAAYEENGGRPESNPFGARAVRIYLREVREGQAKARGIPYEKKKRKRPTVTTTAVGVNVSRTSTQPVDGGGGRGGIGGGDDSVGAKTGANVGSATAVAAATTNSAGGM, translated from the exons ATGGATTCTGCCTCCGGAGGGAGTGACAATAGCATCAAAGAGGCTATACCAGCAACAGCTTCAGCCCTGTTGTCCGCGGCTTCACAACAAGGAGGAGGAGGTGGTAGTGAGTCGTCTCCTTCCCCAGCTCCACCGAGTAGGTACGAGTCACAAAAGCGTCGAGACTGGAACACTTTCTTGCAGTACTTGACCAACCATAAACCCCCATTAACACTAGCTCGTTGCAGTGGCGCACACGTAATTGAGTTCTTGAAATACCTTGACCAGTTCGGCAAGACTAAGGTTCACATAACGGATTGTCCCTATTTCGGACATGTAAACCCACCTGCTCCCTGCGCTTGCCCACTGAAGCAAGCGTGGGGTAGCCTCGACGCGCTGATCGGACGGCTCAGAGCTGCTTATGAAGAAAACGGTGGACGTCCAGAATCCAACCCTTTTGGCGCAAGGGCTGTGAGGATTTATTTGAGGGAAGTGAGAGAAGGGCAGGCTAAAGCTAGAGGGATTCCTTATGAGAAGAAGAAGCGAAAAAGGCCCACCGTCACAACTACGGCTGTCGGGGTCAATGTGTCCAGGACTTCCACTCAACCAGTTGATGGCGGTGGGGGTCGCGGCGGCATTGGTGGTGGAGATGATAGTGTTGGTGCTAAAACTGGGGCAAATGTTGGTAGTGCCACCGCAGTTGCTGCTGCCACCACTAATAGC GCGGGTGGCATGTAA